In one Macaca fascicularis isolate 582-1 chromosome 6, T2T-MFA8v1.1 genomic region, the following are encoded:
- the ELOVL7 gene encoding very long chain fatty acid elongase 7 isoform X3, which yields MSGWGIGYSFRCEIVDYSQSPTALRMARTCWLYYFSKFVELLDTIFFVLRKKNNQVTFLHVFHHTIMPWTWWFGVKFAAGGLGTFHALLNTAVHVVMYSYYGLSALGPAYQKYLWWKKYLTSLQLVQFVIVTIHISQFFFMEDCKYQFPVFACIIMSYSCMFLLLFLHFWYRAYTKGQRLPKTVKNGTCKYKDN from the exons ATGTCTGGCTGGGGTATAGGTTATTCATTTCGATGTGAAATTGTTGACTATTCACAGTCACCCACAGCTTTGAGG ATGGCACGTACCTGCTGGCTTTATTACTTCTCCAAATTTGTTGAGCTATTAGATACG atcTTTTTTGTTCTGCGCAAGAAAAATAACCAAGTGACTTTCCTTCACGTATTCCATCATACCATCATGCCGTGGACCTGGTGGTTTGGAGTCAAATTTGCTGCAG gtGGTTTGGGAACATTCCATGCCCTTCTAAATACAGCTGTACATGTAGTCATGTATTCCTACTACGGACTCTCAGCACTGGGACCAGCCTACCAGAAGTATTTGtggtggaaaaaatatttgacatcATTACAACTT GTCCAGTTTGTTATTGTCACCATCCACATAAGCCAGTTCTTTTTCATGGAGGATTGCAAGTATCAGTTTCCAGTCTTTGCGTGCATCATAATGAGTTACAGTTGCATGTTTCTGCTGCTCTTTCTCCATTTTTGGTACCGTGCTTACACCAAAGGTCAGAGGTTGcccaaaactgtgaaaaatgGAACTTGCAAATACAAAGATAACTGA
- the ELOVL7 gene encoding very long chain fatty acid elongase 7 isoform X1, whose translation MAFSDLTSRTVHLYDNWIKDADPRVEDWLLMSSPLPQTILLGFYVYFVTSLGPKLMENRKPFELKKVMITYNFLIVLFSVYMCYEFVMSGWGIGYSFRCEIVDYSQSPTALRMARTCWLYYFSKFVELLDTIFFVLRKKNNQVTFLHVFHHTIMPWTWWFGVKFAAGGLGTFHALLNTAVHVVMYSYYGLSALGPAYQKYLWWKKYLTSLQLVQFVIVTIHISQFFFMEDCKYQFPVFACIIMSYSCMFLLLFLHFWYRAYTKGQRLPKTVKNGTCKYKDN comes from the exons ATGGCCTTCAGTGATCTTACATCGAGGACTGTGCATCTTTATGATAATTGGATCAAAGATGCTG ATCCAAGAGTTGAAGATTGGCTCCTCATGTCCTCGCCTCTGCCGCAAACCATCCTTCTAGGATTCTACGTCTATTTTGTCACTTCTCTGGGACCAAAGCTCATGGAAAATCGCAAGCCCTTTGAACTCAAGAAAGTGATGATAACGTACAATTTTTTAATAGTACTcttttctgtgtatatgtgttATGAG TTTGTGATGTCTGGCTGGGGTATAGGTTATTCATTTCGATGTGAAATTGTTGACTATTCACAGTCACCCACAGCTTTGAGG ATGGCACGTACCTGCTGGCTTTATTACTTCTCCAAATTTGTTGAGCTATTAGATACG atcTTTTTTGTTCTGCGCAAGAAAAATAACCAAGTGACTTTCCTTCACGTATTCCATCATACCATCATGCCGTGGACCTGGTGGTTTGGAGTCAAATTTGCTGCAG gtGGTTTGGGAACATTCCATGCCCTTCTAAATACAGCTGTACATGTAGTCATGTATTCCTACTACGGACTCTCAGCACTGGGACCAGCCTACCAGAAGTATTTGtggtggaaaaaatatttgacatcATTACAACTT GTCCAGTTTGTTATTGTCACCATCCACATAAGCCAGTTCTTTTTCATGGAGGATTGCAAGTATCAGTTTCCAGTCTTTGCGTGCATCATAATGAGTTACAGTTGCATGTTTCTGCTGCTCTTTCTCCATTTTTGGTACCGTGCTTACACCAAAGGTCAGAGGTTGcccaaaactgtgaaaaatgGAACTTGCAAATACAAAGATAACTGA
- the ELOVL7 gene encoding very long chain fatty acid elongase 7 isoform X2 — MSSPLPQTILLGFYVYFVTSLGPKLMENRKPFELKKVMITYNFLIVLFSVYMCYEFVMSGWGIGYSFRCEIVDYSQSPTALRMARTCWLYYFSKFVELLDTIFFVLRKKNNQVTFLHVFHHTIMPWTWWFGVKFAAGGLGTFHALLNTAVHVVMYSYYGLSALGPAYQKYLWWKKYLTSLQLVQFVIVTIHISQFFFMEDCKYQFPVFACIIMSYSCMFLLLFLHFWYRAYTKGQRLPKTVKNGTCKYKDN, encoded by the exons ATGTCCTCGCCTCTGCCGCAAACCATCCTTCTAGGATTCTACGTCTATTTTGTCACTTCTCTGGGACCAAAGCTCATGGAAAATCGCAAGCCCTTTGAACTCAAGAAAGTGATGATAACGTACAATTTTTTAATAGTACTcttttctgtgtatatgtgttATGAG TTTGTGATGTCTGGCTGGGGTATAGGTTATTCATTTCGATGTGAAATTGTTGACTATTCACAGTCACCCACAGCTTTGAGG ATGGCACGTACCTGCTGGCTTTATTACTTCTCCAAATTTGTTGAGCTATTAGATACG atcTTTTTTGTTCTGCGCAAGAAAAATAACCAAGTGACTTTCCTTCACGTATTCCATCATACCATCATGCCGTGGACCTGGTGGTTTGGAGTCAAATTTGCTGCAG gtGGTTTGGGAACATTCCATGCCCTTCTAAATACAGCTGTACATGTAGTCATGTATTCCTACTACGGACTCTCAGCACTGGGACCAGCCTACCAGAAGTATTTGtggtggaaaaaatatttgacatcATTACAACTT GTCCAGTTTGTTATTGTCACCATCCACATAAGCCAGTTCTTTTTCATGGAGGATTGCAAGTATCAGTTTCCAGTCTTTGCGTGCATCATAATGAGTTACAGTTGCATGTTTCTGCTGCTCTTTCTCCATTTTTGGTACCGTGCTTACACCAAAGGTCAGAGGTTGcccaaaactgtgaaaaatgGAACTTGCAAATACAAAGATAACTGA